One Prunus dulcis chromosome 7, ALMONDv2, whole genome shotgun sequence DNA segment encodes these proteins:
- the LOC117634912 gene encoding probable xyloglucan endotransglucosylase/hydrolase protein 32 — MALLLFLLILLVPASNANWPPSPGYWPSSKFRSMSFYKGFRTLWGPQHQSLDQHALTIWLDRTSGSGFKSVRPFRSGYFGTSIKLQTGYTAGVITAFYLSNSEAHPGYHDEVDIEFLGTTFGKPYTLQTNVYIRGSGDGKIIGREMKFHLWFDPTKAFHHYAILWSPKEIIFLVDDVPIRRYPRKSVATFPLRPMWVYGSIWDASSWATEDGKYKADYRYQPFVAKYTNFKAGGCSAYSSAWCHPVSASPFRSGGLTQQQYRVMRWVQTNHLVYDYCKDYKRDHSITPECWR; from the exons ATGGCTCTCTTGCTCTTCCTCCTAATTCTTTTGGTCCCTGCAAGCAATGCTAATTGGCCACCATCACCTGGCTACTGGCCAAGTTCTAAATTCAGGTCTATGAGCTTTTATAAAGGGTTTAGAACTCTCTGGGGTCCTCAGCATCAAAGCTTAGACCAACATGCATTAACAATCTGGCTTGACAGGACCTCAG GTAGTGGGTTCAAGTCAGTTCGTCCATTTAGATCCGGCTACTTTGGTACCTCCATTAAACTTCAAACTGGTTACACAGCAGGAGTTATAACAGCTTTCTAT CTTTCAAACAGTGAAGCTCATCCGGGGTACCATGACGAAGTCGACATTGAGTTTCTGGGAACTACATTTGGGAAGCCTTACACTTTACAAACAAATGTTTACATCAGAGGAAGTGGGGATGGAAAAATCATTGGCAGAGAGATGAAGTTTCATTTGTGGTTTGATCCCACTAAGGCTTTTCATCACTATGCTATATTGTGGAGCCCAAAGGAGATCAT ATTTTTGGTGGATGATGTGCCCATAAGGAGGTACCCTAGGAAAAGTGTAGCAACCTTTCCCTTGAGGCCAATGTGGGTGTATGGCTCAATATGGGATGCCTCATCTTGGGCAACTGAAGATGGGAAATACAAAGCAGATTACAGATATCAACCATTTGTTGCAAAGTATACCAATTTCAAAGCCGGCGGTTGCAGCGCCTATTCCTCCGCCTGGTGCCACCCGGTATCTGCCTCCCCGTTCCGGTCGGGTGGGCTGACTCAACAGCAGTACAGGGTCATGAGGTGGGTTCAAACCAACCATTTGGTATATGACTATTGCAAGGACTACAAGAGGGACCATTCCATAACACCTGAGTGTTGGCGCTAA
- the LOC117633443 gene encoding uncharacterized protein LOC117633443 — METNGSNSNFQEKQPSDASNIVGREKRTEKEVFINHAEIAWHERRREWVGDESEKLRRAPREPIMSWTTTYEDLLLSTEPFQESIPLAEMVDFLVDIWHEEGLYD; from the exons ATGGAAACTAATGGTAGCAATTCTAATTTCCAAGAAAAGCAACCTTCAGATGCTTCAAATATTGTTGGTAGGGAGAAGCGTACTGAGAAAGAAGTCTTTATTAATCATG CTGAgatagcttggcatgagaggagAAGAGAATGGGTTGGTGATGAGTCTGAGAAATTGAGAAGAGCGCCAAGAGAACCAATTATGAG CTGGACCACAACGTATGAGGATCTTCTTTTATCTACTGAACCTTTTCAGGAGTCCATACCTTTAGCT GAGATGGTGGATTTTTTAGTTGACATCTGGCATGAAGAAGGCCTTTATGACTAA